The Desulfitobacterium chlororespirans DSM 11544 genome contains a region encoding:
- a CDS encoding MraY family glycosyltransferase: MEFIFPFFFVFLIVFISIPLLEKLAVKWDFVDKPTERKKHKHPIPLLGGVGIFLGFMIGYLVFVRPLNYQSMAIIIASLLVLGIGLIDDWYKTLGKEFPALPRLMVHILAAWIVFSSGIVFYGFTNPFTQQYIVLPYAIQLILSIMWIVGVTTVINWSDGIDGLAGMLSSIAGATLYVAALAKGQSDSALLSALLVGAALGFLRYNRHPARIFMGDSGANFLGFILAIVALSGAFKQATLVSLSIPVLALGVPIFDNIIVVLKRFSRGESIYKADATQIHHRLISSGLNPKQTVAFISLMSVCFSLLSIIILLLSI, translated from the coding sequence ATGGAGTTTATTTTCCCCTTTTTTTTCGTGTTCTTAATTGTTTTTATAAGTATACCTCTATTGGAAAAGCTCGCCGTGAAATGGGACTTTGTTGATAAACCGACGGAAAGAAAAAAGCATAAACACCCCATTCCTTTACTCGGCGGAGTTGGAATTTTCTTAGGCTTTATGATCGGCTACTTAGTTTTCGTAAGACCGTTAAATTACCAGTCGATGGCTATCATTATCGCTTCTCTTCTCGTTTTAGGAATTGGGCTGATTGACGACTGGTATAAAACTCTGGGCAAGGAGTTTCCGGCCTTGCCCAGACTCATGGTTCATATTCTCGCGGCATGGATCGTGTTTTCTTCCGGGATTGTCTTCTATGGCTTTACCAATCCCTTTACACAGCAATATATTGTCTTGCCTTATGCCATTCAGCTTATTTTAAGTATCATGTGGATTGTAGGAGTTACTACGGTTATCAATTGGTCCGATGGCATTGACGGTCTTGCCGGGATGCTGTCTTCTATCGCCGGTGCGACACTCTATGTGGCCGCTTTGGCAAAAGGACAAAGTGATTCGGCTTTGCTTTCGGCGCTGCTGGTGGGGGCGGCCCTGGGCTTTTTAAGATATAACCGGCACCCGGCCAGAATCTTTATGGGTGATTCGGGAGCAAATTTTCTGGGGTTCATTCTGGCCATCGTCGCTTTAAGCGGTGCCTTTAAACAAGCTACCCTGGTATCTTTGAGTATTCCTGTGCTGGCTCTTGGCGTACCGATTTTTGATAATATTATTGTGGTATTGAAGCGATTTTCCCGTGGAGAATCCATTTACAAGGCAGATGCAACCCAAATTCATCACCGCTTGATTTCTTCAGGTCTTAATCCCAAACAGACGGTAGCTTTTATCAGCTTAATGAGTGTATGCTTTAGTTTGCTATCGATTATCATTTTACTTTTAAGTATTTGA